From the Thermovirga lienii DSM 17291 genome, one window contains:
- a CDS encoding DNA replication and repair protein RecN (PFAM: RecF/RecN/SMC N terminal domain~TIGRFAM: DNA repair protein RecN~COGs: COG0497 ATPase involved in DNA repair~InterPro IPR002078: IPR003593: IPR003395~KEGG: aco:Amico_0847 SMC domain protein~PFAM: SMC domain protein~SMART: AAA ATPase~SPTR: SMC domain protein) produces the protein MLRELHLKNIGGISRASLALKGSFVVITGESGAGKSSLIRALELVAGKRAQSTFIKAGKDEAHIEAVFHVTNTDDDELLEIMGEDEFLFVKRTLSINGRTKTYIQNKLSPLSYVNTIMEKIMGIQSQFSQLELLDPQKQLNLLDGAGGEDLLAIKNKLADIYAEAVKKEKELIQLLKRQESIKKKFEESREIIEEARSLNLNPQSEKLWEEQLIKIQAKRKHLSKIQETLDRLTGGQADLGLIQEVAHLFIEAREGLLEFAVADEETIRKNEEIVLESLEKLEKLCMAVVKKHSTHDLDKELAFMEKSLGTLRKVKRATGCKTAEEVIEFIKEMDSNLKWLQNSKNLILQLKSTNMENRREISKIALELREARQKAALLLEDRVNRILKDLAMEDFEFAVSLSPTSKVKQNGADVVSFVLKKGEELQGPVSKIASGGELSRLLLALQIAASDKMLPKVLVYDEVEAGLGGKAARLAGIKLRELSSKCQVILVTHEASIAALADQHFLVCKDGDDTIVKEVTGEERILEVARMLAGNEDAPEAIEHAKALVTNVSWI, from the coding sequence ATGCTAAGAGAACTACACCTCAAAAATATAGGTGGTATCTCAAGAGCTTCCTTAGCACTCAAAGGCTCTTTCGTTGTCATAACTGGTGAGAGCGGTGCCGGAAAAAGCAGCCTAATAAGGGCTCTTGAGCTTGTTGCAGGCAAACGAGCTCAATCCACCTTTATAAAGGCAGGTAAGGATGAAGCCCACATAGAAGCAGTTTTTCATGTAACTAATACTGATGACGATGAACTACTTGAAATAATGGGCGAAGATGAATTTCTTTTCGTAAAAAGAACCCTGTCCATAAATGGTAGAACCAAAACCTATATCCAAAACAAGCTGTCTCCTTTATCGTACGTAAATACCATCATGGAGAAAATAATGGGGATACAAAGCCAGTTTTCCCAGCTTGAACTTCTTGATCCACAAAAACAACTTAACCTTCTTGATGGAGCAGGGGGAGAAGATCTTTTAGCAATAAAAAACAAGCTTGCTGACATTTACGCAGAAGCCGTAAAGAAAGAAAAAGAGCTCATTCAACTTCTCAAAAGACAAGAGAGCATAAAGAAAAAGTTTGAAGAGTCAAGAGAGATAATCGAGGAAGCAAGGTCGTTGAATTTAAATCCCCAAAGCGAAAAATTATGGGAAGAACAATTAATAAAAATACAAGCTAAGAGAAAGCATTTGTCGAAAATCCAGGAGACATTGGACAGACTTACTGGAGGTCAGGCCGATTTAGGATTGATACAGGAAGTTGCCCACCTGTTCATCGAGGCTAGAGAAGGATTGCTTGAGTTTGCAGTGGCTGATGAAGAAACCATCAGGAAAAATGAAGAGATCGTACTGGAAAGCTTGGAAAAACTTGAGAAATTATGCATGGCAGTAGTAAAGAAGCATTCAACTCATGATTTGGATAAAGAGTTAGCGTTTATGGAAAAATCCCTTGGAACCCTTCGAAAAGTAAAAAGGGCAACGGGATGCAAAACAGCAGAAGAAGTTATAGAGTTTATAAAAGAAATGGACAGCAACTTGAAGTGGCTTCAAAACAGCAAAAATCTCATTCTTCAGCTAAAAAGTACTAATATGGAAAATCGAAGGGAAATCAGTAAGATAGCTTTGGAGTTGAGGGAAGCAAGACAAAAGGCCGCTTTGCTTTTAGAGGATAGAGTAAACAGGATACTTAAGGATTTAGCAATGGAGGATTTTGAGTTCGCTGTTTCTTTGTCTCCTACGAGCAAAGTGAAGCAAAACGGAGCGGATGTGGTTTCTTTTGTGCTGAAAAAAGGGGAGGAGCTACAAGGCCCAGTATCAAAAATAGCCTCTGGAGGCGAGTTGAGCAGACTACTATTGGCCCTTCAAATAGCAGCTTCAGACAAAATGTTGCCCAAAGTGCTCGTATATGATGAAGTGGAGGCGGGCTTAGGCGGAAAAGCAGCAAGATTGGCAGGAATAAAGTTAAGGGAGCTATCATCAAAATGCCAAGTAATATTGGTTACCCATGAGGCTTCCATTGCAGCCCTTGCGGACCAACATTTTTTGGTATGTAAAGACGGAGATGATACAATCGTAAAAGAAGTAACTGGAGAAGAGAGAATTCTTGAAGTGGCGAGAATGCTGGCAGGTAATGAAG
- a CDS encoding ATP-NAD/AcoX kinase (PFAM: ATP-NAD kinase~COGs: COG0061 sugar kinase~InterPro IPR002504~KEGG: aco:Amico_0848 ATP-NAD/AcoX kinase~PFAM: ATP-NAD/AcoX kinase~SPTR: ATP-NAD/AcoX kinase), which produces MNKNNNLKIGMLINTKKTEALLIAERLLRWSKTKGIPMLLPPHEAHVLGTPEVPDEEWKKNVDVAIVLGGDGTFLRAARYVIGANIPLYGINAGQLGFLSCGNKDEAEEDLELIVKGEYTIQSRRLLHGEIYREDSKKHQLFALNDLVVTKGSFARLVSLGIYVNGRHLTDLRADGVVISTPTGSTAYALSAGGPIVPPHVPCVILAPICAHTLYSRPMILSDNDIITIVPEGQNREIMLTQDGQLGYELLPGDRIDMWLDKEKTISIITLRGRDYYALLQEKFKWGHTYE; this is translated from the coding sequence GGAGTAAAACAAAAGGGATACCTATGCTCCTTCCACCTCATGAAGCTCATGTGTTAGGAACTCCAGAGGTTCCTGACGAGGAGTGGAAAAAGAATGTGGACGTGGCAATCGTCTTAGGAGGAGATGGAACCTTCTTAAGGGCGGCTAGATACGTAATCGGGGCAAATATTCCTTTATACGGAATTAACGCTGGGCAGCTAGGCTTCCTTTCCTGTGGCAATAAAGATGAAGCCGAAGAGGACCTGGAGCTAATCGTTAAGGGCGAATATACGATTCAATCTAGAAGGTTACTCCATGGAGAAATATATAGGGAAGACTCAAAAAAGCATCAACTCTTTGCATTGAATGACTTAGTAGTTACCAAAGGTTCCTTTGCTAGGCTGGTTAGCTTGGGAATTTACGTAAATGGAAGACACCTCACGGATCTCAGAGCAGATGGAGTAGTAATTTCTACTCCTACAGGCTCCACGGCTTATGCATTATCCGCAGGGGGACCTATAGTTCCACCTCACGTTCCTTGTGTGATTCTTGCTCCAATATGTGCACACACTCTTTACTCAAGACCAATGATATTGAGTGATAACGATATAATAACCATAGTTCCGGAGGGCCAAAATCGGGAGATCATGCTGACTCAAGATGGACAGCTTGGATATGAATTGTTGCCAGGGGATCGAATAGACATGTGGCTGGACAAAGAAAAAACCATAAGCATTATAACGCTGCGGGGCAGGGATTATTATGCCCTTCTACAAGAAAAATTCAAATGGGGCCACACGTACGAATAA